In the genome of Drosophila yakuba strain Tai18E2 chromosome 3R, Prin_Dyak_Tai18E2_2.1, whole genome shotgun sequence, one region contains:
- the LOC6537560 gene encoding uncharacterized protein LOC6537560 — protein sequence MDFEEDEEVVQPHYAQKFRAPSDPLLLATYELFKPSRQTLNLYSERNREIFAEAFIEGNLDTLVNLSVKSLAKLGIRGISPTLQASPQLMRIFYDALDVELSLRECYLIEDQRFWRRVVLSKTLDKTLHLKRWNEFDWKSEGVSRKFVEQVESCPVNVKPQRRLAQLAEIVWEYVSSMHIRKLQALPDYAFVKHLESEPDEDISSESSDEEEISSDEPDTDIDDEGEEEHKSSSSSSEAAITFWRAETEDEDTLRRNARRQRNANRQQARDIIARKREERMERKKSRQEKLDALKNPDPSAKKKKKKKKEPPIRDVFSINVEPEVLDDEDTKPDQRNKQLMLERIKRYDYPDAHCHHIDLGFVRYFGNMVSLTLEFLGPPNVKDYHSRYMKFSDGDMVRLSRGLRCLPNLKTFRLRNSRLSMKKFRILARALQSLDTLEEVDFGFDQMTDECSEGLSYLLKRPMMYRIIQLEHNKLGANSAIVLGEALSQSLVGVLEYLGLAHNPLNELALHSLITCIIGTPHVWALNISGINTTQGSFARDIGILLRSHTPLISLEMAAINIGNSQGNQILRSLEKNTRVLYADFRECELSIDQEFEVDMIVRRNNYINENLHHGENLCQVVKDRRQPIVQRIEQDFARRKECLEVRPKFSSSSKESIPEVIDEKKEVEEEGDFWAMLARWNQPAVPEVRESHTSKDSHLSPTAQPQAFVYEPNKFDLDQFRESVFLPGPGNRFFYLQKNKTP from the exons ATGGACTTTGAAGAAGATGAGGAGGTTGTGCAACCGCACTATGCCCAGAAGTTCCGGGCTCCCAGCGATCCCCTCCTGCTGGCCACATATGAGCTGTTCAAGCCTTCTCGCCAGACTTTGAACCTATACAGCGAACGGAATCGCGAGATTTTTGCGGAGGCCTTTATTGAGGGAAACTTGGACACTTTGGTTAATCTGAGCGTCAAGAGTCTGGCCAAACTGGGCATTCGGGGCATATCTCCCACTTTGCAGGCGAGTCCGCAGCTTATGAGGATATTTTACGACGCCCTAGATGTGGAGCTATCTTTGAG GGAATGCTATTTGATCGAGGACCAGCGCTTTTGGCGACGCGTCGTACTGAGCAAGACTTTGGACAAAACGTTGCACCTGAAGCGCTGGAACGAGTTCGACTGGAAGTCGGAGGGCGTGAGCCGGAAGTTtgtggagcaggtggagtCCTGTCCAGTGAACGTGAAGCCGCAAAGAAGGCTTGCTCAGTTGGCTGAAATTGTTTGGGAGTACGTCAGCTCCATGCACATCCGCAAGTTGCAGGCACTACCCGACTATGCTTTTGTTAAGCATTTAGAGAGCGAGCCCGATGAGGATATATCCTCGGAGTCGTCCGACGAGGAGGAGATATCCAGTGATGAGCCGGATACGGATATAGACGACGAGGGCGAGGAGGAGCACAAGTCCAGTAGTTCCAGCAGCGAGGCTGCTATTACCTTCTGGCGCGCGGAAACCGAGGACGAGGACACACTTCGCCGGAATGCGCGACGTCAACGCAATGCCAACCGGCAGCAGGCTAGGGATATCATTGCCAGGAAACGGGAGGAACGCATGGAGCGCAAGAAGAGTCGCCAGGAGAAACTGGACGCTCTGAAGAACCCGGATCCCTCGgccaagaaaaagaagaaaaagaagaaggagcCGCCCATTCGAGACGTGTTCAGTATAAACGTTGAACCAGAAGTACTTGATGACGAGGACACCAAACCGGACCAGCGCAACAAGCAGCTGATGCTGGAGCGGATCAAGCGCTATGACTACCCGGATGCCCACTGCCATCACATCGATCTCGGATTTGTGCGCTATTTTGGAAATATGGTGTCTTTGACGCTGGAGTTCTTGGGACCGCCTAATGTAAAGGACTATCACAG CCGGTATATGAAGTTCTCAGACGGTGACATGGTTCGTCTCAGCAGAGGACTGAGATGCTTACCGAACCTCAAGACCTTCAGGCTTCGGAACAGTCGCTTGAGCATGAAGAAGTTTCGCATCCTGGCCCGCGCTTTGCAGAGCCTAGACACCCTTGAAGAGGTGGACTTTGGCTTCGATCAAATGACGGATGAGTGCAGCGAAGGTCTGTCCTACTTGCTGAAGCGCCCAATGATGTACCGCATCATCCAGCTGGAGCACAATAAACTGGGCGCCAATTCTGCAATTGTGCTGGGCGAGGCATTGAGCCAATCGCTGGTTGGGGTCTTGGAGTATCTGGGCCTGGCTCACAATCCGCTTAATGAATTGGCCCTGCACTCGCTCATCACGTGCATTATCGGCACACCCCATGTGTGGGCCCTCAACATCTCCGGGATCAACACCACCCAGGGCTCTTTTGCCCGGGACATAGGAATCCTCCTGCGCAGTCACACTCCTCTGATAAGCCTGGAAATGGCCGCCATTAACATAGGCAACTCACAGGGGAATCAAATACTGAGATCCCTGGAAAAGAACACACGG GTTCTATACGCCGACTTCCGGGAATGTGAGCTGAGCATCGACCAGGAGTTCGAAGTGGACATGATAGTGCGTCGAAATAACTACATAAATGAGAACCTCCATCACGGCGAGAATCTGTGTCAGGTGGTCAAGGATCGCCGCCAACCGATTGTCCAACGAATCGAGCAGGATTTTGCGCGGCGGAAGGAGTGCCTGGAGGTGCGGCCCAagttctccagctccagcaaGGAATCCATTCCGGAGGTGATCGATGAGAagaaggaggtggaggaggagggcGACTTCTGGGCAATGCTGGCTCGCTGGAACCAGCCGGCAGTGCCTGAAGTGAGGGAATCGCACACTTCGAAGGACTCGCACCTTTCTCCAACTGCACAGCCGCAAGCCTTTGTCTACGAGCCCAACAAGTTCGATCTGGACCAGTTTCGAGAGTCTGTCTTTCTGCCAGGGCCTGGCAATCGCTTTTTCTACCTGCAGAAGAACAAAACTCCCTAA
- the LOC6537561 gene encoding putative odorant receptor 83c, with protein sequence MSTPVRPSSRFSELSKYINSLTNLLGVDILAPKMEFNYRTWTTIFAIANYTAFTVFTILNGGDWRVGLKASLMIGGLIHGLGKFLTCLLKHKEMRRTVLYTQGIYEEYENRGESYHKTLNLNIDRLLGIMKIVRNGYVFAFCLMEIQPLAMLMYDGTRVTAMQYVIPGLPLEKNYGYVVTYLIQSVTMVVTGVGFYAGDLFVFLGLTQILTFADMLQLKVNDLNDALKQKAETRVLVPVGASVKGEANRQRLLLEVIKWHQLFTEYCRAINALYYELIATQVLSMALAMMLSFCINLSSFHMPSAIFFVVSAYSMSIYCILGTILEFGYDQVYEGICNVAWYELSGDQRKLFSFLLRESQYPHNIQILGVMPLSVRTALQVSK encoded by the exons ATGAGCACTCCTGTGAGACCTTCTAGTCGCTTTAGCGAACTATCTAAGTACATCAATAGTTTGACCAATTTACTTGGCGTGGATATCCTTGCGCCCAAAATGGAATTTAACTATCGCACCTGGACCACGATTTTTGCGATAGCTAACTATACGGCATTCACGGTGTTTACGATCCTAAATGGAGGTGACTGGAGAGTTGGACTGAAGGCCAGCCTCATGATTGGTGGTCTTATCCACGGACTCGGAAAGTTCCTGACTTGTCTGCTGAAGCATAAGGAAATGAGACGCACAGTCCTTTACACACAGGGCATTTACGAGGAGTACGAGAATCGTGGAGAGTCCTACCACAAAACCTTGAATTTGAACATAGATCGTCTTCTGGGCATTATGAAGATTGTTCGAAACGGCTATGTAttcgctttttgtttaatgGAAATCCAGCCGTTGGCCATGCTTATGTACGATGGAACCCGGGTCACTGCGATGCAGTATGTAATTCCAGGTCTACCGCTTGAGAAGAATTATGGCTACGTAGTCACGTATCTGATTCAGTCG GTCACAATGGTCGTGACAGGAGTCGGATTCTACGCCGGTGACTTGTTCGTATTTCTCGGCCTAACGCAGATCCTAACTTTCGCCGATATGCTGCAGCTAAAGGTGAATGACCTAAATGATGCCCTGAAGCAAAAAGCGGAAACCAGAGTTCTGGTGCCAGTTGGAGCTTCTGTTAAAGGAGAGGCAAATCGACAACGCCTTCTCTTAGAGGTTATCAAATGGCATCAGTTATTCACGGA GTACTGTCGCGCCATAAATGCCCTCTACTACGAGTTGATTGCCACCCAGGTTCTCTCGATGGCTTTGGCTATGATGCTCAGCTTCTGCATTAATTTGAGCAGCTTTCACATGCCATCGGCCATCTTTTTTGTGGTTTCTGCGTACAGCATGTCCATCTATTGCATTTTGGGCACCATTCTTGAGTTTGGA TATGACCAGGTGTACGAGGGCATCTGCAACGTGGCGTGGTATGAGTTGAGTGGCGACCAGCGAAAactatttagttttttgttgCGGGAATCCCAGTATCCGCACAATATACAGATACTTGGAGTTATGCCGCTTTCCGTGAGAACTGCTCTACAGGTGAGTAAATGA